A single window of Candidatus Auribacterota bacterium DNA harbors:
- the plsY gene encoding glycerol-3-phosphate 1-O-acyltransferase PlsY, with translation MISLFVRIFIVAGAAYLVGSIPTAYIMGRIVRGIDIRDYGSGNVGATNVMRVLGSAAGIATLGIDVLKGYLVVALLPTWACGDSAHLPFWQILSCVAVIAGHTWMIFLRFEGGKGVAATAGAFLALAPLASLSAIGLWGIVVALTRYVSLGSIVAGLSLPVFMLLFHKPMAYFWFSLFLALALTLKHRGNLKRLIAGTERKIGQAERLDR, from the coding sequence ATGATTTCACTGTTTGTCAGAATATTTATAGTGGCCGGCGCGGCGTATCTCGTGGGTTCCATTCCTACGGCCTATATCATGGGGCGCATCGTCAGGGGGATTGACATACGGGACTACGGGAGCGGGAATGTCGGAGCGACCAATGTGATGCGCGTCCTCGGTTCCGCTGCGGGCATTGCAACGCTGGGAATTGACGTGCTGAAAGGCTATCTGGTGGTCGCGCTCCTCCCGACGTGGGCCTGTGGCGATTCAGCGCATCTCCCGTTCTGGCAGATTCTCTCGTGCGTCGCGGTCATCGCGGGCCATACATGGATGATCTTTCTCAGATTCGAGGGGGGCAAAGGGGTCGCCGCCACCGCCGGCGCGTTCCTGGCCCTGGCGCCCCTGGCGTCTCTTTCCGCGATAGGGCTATGGGGTATAGTTGTCGCACTCACGCGCTATGTCTCGCTCGGGTCAATTGTCGCGGGTCTATCCCTGCCTGTTTTCATGCTGCTTTTTCACAAGCCGATGGCCTATTTCTGGTTTTCGCTCTTCCTGGCGCTCGCCCTGACTTTGAAGCACCGCGGTAATCTGAAGAGGCTGATCGCGGGCACCGAGCGGAAGATCGGGCAGGCTGAGAGACTGGACAGATGA
- a CDS encoding NAD(P)-dependent glycerol-3-phosphate dehydrogenase: MNKRAESGMPRVAVLGDGGWGTTLAILLHRKGVGVTLWGAFPEYVEFLRRRRINKKFLPGVAIPRGLRITARLEEAVDDAGVIIAAVPSHHMRRICRRVGALLSRQRNNRFPLIISGSKGIEIATLMRMSQVIREEIHDVRVAALSGPSHAEEVVCGSPTTVVVAAPDEQTAMEAQRLLMTERFRVYTNPDLIGVEIGGAIKNVIAIAAGACDGLGFGDNAKAALITRGIVEITRLGAAMGAKASTFWGLAGIGDLITTCVSRYGRNRKVGEMIARGKKLKQILASMEMVAEGILTTKAARKLSLRHQVEMPITDQVYAVLYRGKDPGTAVRELMMRSPKAEMHNA, encoded by the coding sequence ATGAACAAACGCGCTGAATCTGGGATGCCGCGGGTTGCGGTTCTGGGCGATGGAGGATGGGGGACTACCCTTGCCATCCTCCTCCACAGAAAGGGCGTGGGCGTTACCCTCTGGGGGGCGTTCCCGGAGTATGTCGAGTTCCTCAGGAGACGGAGGATCAATAAGAAATTCTTGCCCGGCGTGGCGATTCCTCGCGGCCTTCGCATCACCGCCCGGCTCGAAGAGGCGGTCGATGACGCGGGGGTGATCATTGCCGCGGTCCCCTCACACCACATGCGGCGGATATGCCGCAGGGTGGGGGCACTCCTCTCCCGACAGAGAAACAATCGCTTCCCGCTCATCATAAGCGGATCGAAAGGGATTGAGATCGCCACACTGATGAGGATGTCGCAAGTCATCAGAGAGGAGATCCATGACGTTCGCGTCGCTGCGCTCTCCGGCCCGAGCCACGCAGAAGAAGTTGTCTGTGGAAGCCCCACGACAGTGGTCGTCGCGGCGCCCGATGAACAGACCGCCATGGAAGCCCAGCGCCTTCTCATGACCGAGCGCTTCAGGGTGTATACGAATCCCGACCTCATCGGCGTCGAGATCGGCGGCGCCATTAAGAACGTGATCGCCATCGCCGCGGGCGCGTGTGACGGCCTTGGATTCGGCGACAATGCGAAGGCGGCCCTCATCACGAGAGGGATAGTGGAAATCACCCGCCTCGGGGCCGCCATGGGAGCGAAGGCAAGCACCTTCTGGGGACTCGCGGGAATCGGCGATCTGATCACCACCTGTGTCAGCCGCTACGGCCGGAATCGCAAGGTGGGGGAGATGATTGCGAGGGGTAAGAAATTAAAACAGATTCTCGCGAGCATGGAGATGGTTGCCGAAGGCATTCTCACCACAAAGGCTGCCCGCAAACTCTCGCTGCGGCACCAGGTGGAGATGCCGATCACCGACCAGGTATACGCGGTGCTGTACCGCGGAAAGGACCCGGGAACGGCGGTGCGCGAACTCATGATGAGAAGCCCAAAAGCGGAGATGCACAACGCATAA
- the der gene encoding ribosome biogenesis GTPase Der, producing MHTVAIVGRPNVGKSAIFNRLAGKRIAIVDSTYGLTRDRIAASVSHGGRQFTIIDTGGIDFDASDNVREMAKRQTQLAISQADTVLLVTDAIDGPVPLDSEIAATLRSAGKKVIVAVNKADNEALESAASSFHRLGFPDLLAVSATHGLGIGALMDALAAQIMGEGKNEPSGTLKIAIVGRPNVGKSSYVNRILREERMIVDESPGTTRDSVDIEVSRSGRSVTLIDTAGVRREGSIKEPAEFFSLSRTRGSIRRSDLALMLIDATEGEGVSMQDEKLARYIHDQGKGCVLGVNKWDLARETDTRRYREYVWQKMRFFNYVPLVFMSAKSGQGMERSLDTIFYVCEQMGKRIGTPVLNRVLHNIWERNEPPAHSGKRCKFYYTAQVGIAPPTFQLFVNERKLVGRTYVNYLVNELRRAFGFEGTPLRLEFKNRRREGRG from the coding sequence ATGCACACCGTCGCCATTGTGGGCCGCCCGAACGTCGGGAAGTCAGCCATTTTTAATCGACTCGCGGGGAAAAGGATAGCAATTGTCGATTCAACCTACGGCCTCACTCGTGACCGGATTGCCGCATCCGTGTCGCACGGGGGGAGGCAATTCACGATCATTGATACCGGCGGGATTGATTTCGATGCCTCTGACAACGTGCGCGAGATGGCAAAACGGCAGACCCAGCTCGCCATCTCGCAGGCCGACACGGTGCTGCTGGTCACCGACGCAATAGACGGGCCTGTCCCCCTCGACAGTGAAATCGCCGCCACGCTTCGGAGCGCGGGGAAGAAGGTCATCGTGGCAGTCAATAAAGCGGATAACGAGGCGCTGGAGTCCGCGGCCTCAAGCTTCCACCGCCTCGGGTTCCCCGATCTCTTAGCGGTATCCGCAACGCATGGCCTGGGCATTGGCGCGCTGATGGATGCCCTCGCCGCGCAGATTATGGGGGAGGGGAAGAATGAGCCCTCCGGGACATTGAAGATCGCGATCGTCGGCAGGCCGAATGTCGGAAAATCCTCGTACGTGAACAGAATTCTGCGCGAAGAGCGGATGATCGTCGATGAGTCTCCCGGCACCACGAGGGATTCGGTGGACATAGAGGTCTCGAGGAGCGGGCGCAGCGTCACGCTGATCGATACCGCGGGCGTGCGGCGTGAGGGCTCGATCAAAGAGCCGGCTGAATTCTTCAGCCTCTCGCGGACCCGCGGGAGCATCCGGCGCAGCGATCTCGCGCTCATGTTGATAGACGCCACTGAAGGAGAAGGAGTGAGCATGCAGGACGAGAAGCTGGCCAGGTATATCCACGATCAGGGGAAGGGGTGCGTCCTCGGCGTGAATAAGTGGGATCTGGCTCGTGAGACGGACACGCGCCGGTATCGCGAGTACGTCTGGCAGAAGATGCGCTTTTTTAACTACGTCCCGCTCGTCTTCATGTCGGCGAAATCGGGGCAGGGGATGGAGCGGTCACTGGACACCATATTCTACGTCTGCGAGCAGATGGGGAAGCGGATCGGCACTCCCGTGCTCAACAGGGTGCTCCACAACATATGGGAGCGCAACGAACCGCCGGCCCACTCGGGGAAGCGGTGCAAGTTTTATTACACGGCTCAGGTCGGCATAGCACCGCCGACATTTCAACTCTTCGTGAACGAAAGAAAGCTGGTGGGTCGCACCTACGTGAACTACCTGGTGAATGAGCTGCGGCGCGCCTTCGGTTTTGAGGGGACTCCCCTCCGCCTGGAGTTCAAAAACCGCCGGAGAGAGGGACGCGGGTGA